The DNA sequence GCATCAAGCGTCGTCACTTTCATATGACTTTATGAATGATTACACATAAAATAACGAGCAGTTAGTGGAATAAGTAATTTGCATAATTCTATCTCCCAACCAAATAAGAAAAATATAACAATAGAAATGGACTATATTAATAAAGCCTAAAAAAGACCACTTCAATTTAAAGTGGTCTTTTCCCGAAGATAAATTAATAGTTAGACTTGTAACTTCTAAACGTATTCCCTCTCCATAAAATGGAAAGAGCAATCATTAATCCAACAATAGAAAAGGACAGAATGACTAATTGAATATCAAATCCTCTAGAAACGAGTAAAGTTACACTTGCATAGGCAAGCGGATCAAACCCATTCATGGCTAAAAAGACAATACTCATGACCCTGCCCATAATGCGGGGATCAGTGTCTTCTTGTGCTGAAGTGAAAAATGGGATGAATACAAATGTCATGGTAAATCCAATGAAGAACGCTAACACTGTTAATATATACAAATTAGGAATTTGACTAAACGCTATAGCTACGATTAATGTTGCAATTAATCCTACAATCGACGTCAATCCCCTGCGGCGTATTTTAATTATACCGATTATAGCTGTACTAACTAGCATTCCAATTCCTAAAGCAGCTTCAATGTAACTAAGGTTAATTGGGGACCCGCCATACGTTTCCACAAAAATTGGGATTGCAATGGATATCGCTCCGAAGGCAAAAAAGTTTAACGTTATTAAAATAAAGATACCTGTCATTAAAAATCTACTTGCTTTTACATAGGAAAGCCCTTCTATGAGATCTCTAAATGGTGTTTGTTTTATTGTATTAACTACAGGACCTTCTTTTATGAAAGGTGGGAACATAAAAAAGGCAGACAACAGAACAATAATAGATGATACGAAATACCCTGATGTTACGCCACCGAATTCCATGACACTCCCAGCGATTATAGGTCCAATAACAAAGCCAATTTGCCCCAACCCCTGAATAATAGCATTTGCTTGTTTAATTTGGTTTTTTTCTACTATTTTCGGGATTAATGATGTTCCAGCTGGTCCAGAAAATGCATCTAATGTTCCAAAAATGGACCCCAAAATGATCAGATGCAGAAATGATAATTGATTTGCATTATGCAATAAAAAAATGATAACTAGCAAAACTCCTTGGATTGAACTCGTGCTGAACATGATTGTCGTCTTCTTGAATTTATCAGCAAGAACCCCTCCGAATGCCATCATGAGAATACGTGGCACAGTAATGGCAATAAGAATGATGCCCAATGAACTAGCAGAACCTAATTCAGAAATGACAAACCACGTTGTTGTCATGAAAAACATACTATACCCTATTAGAGCCAAAAAGCCACCAATAAACAGAAATATAAAAGCACGATTCCGAAATAATGATTGTTGTTCCATAGATAATCTTCCTCTCTATCTGATTATAGAACCAATCATAAATGGTGACGTTATGTCGTAAGCAAACTTTTTCTATTGGTTATGTTAAACTTTGTTGTTGATTTTCGCTTCAGGATGCTCGCTTGCCGCGGGCATTGCTTCTGCTTCCTCGGGCACCCCACCCTGCGGGATCTTCAGCTAATGCTATTCCCGCAGGCGACTCGCACCCTCGTGAAAATCAACATTAGCCTTTAACAGAGCCTTTCTATTAAAAAATTGCCTGTTAAAAATTTTAAAATTCTATATTACTTAGACGATGAACAAGAGTATTGATTGTGACCTTACGTAACAGTTTATAATTGAGTAAGGTGGTGATGGCATGGAAATGACAATTGGTCAGTTTGCAAAAATAGTAGGTTCAACAGTAAGAACACTTAGATACTACGATAAAATTGGTTTACTTACCCCAAAAAAATTAAATAAAAATGGGCGGAAAATATATACAAAATTAGACTGGGAAACTTTTCAACAAATAGTTATTTTAAAGCATCTTGGTTTAACATTAAATGAAATAAAAGAACTAATGACTAAGCAGAAATTTAATAATCGAGAGTTGTTGCAGGTACAGAAGCAGTTAATTGAAGAAAAGCAAGCGGAATTAAATAATAAGTTAGAAGTAATTACGAGAATGGAGAAATTGTACAACATTGAAGGTATTTCTGAGGAAGAATTAAATGAATTTGCTTTTATTATGCTTGATTTATTTAGGCGAGAAAAATCACAAATTCAAATATTGGAAGAACATTTTACAGATGACACGGAGATCTTAAAAGAAATAAAAAGGCTTCATGATCCTGAATACAAGGAGAAAATGGATCGAGAGATATGGTTTTTAATTCAAGCCATTCGAAATGCTATTCATAATAATGATTCTACCAGCAGAAAAAAAGTACAAAAAATTATTAACGAAATGAACAACCTATTCCCTGCGAGTAGGAAGATTTTAAATCTTGTGGATAATAATCATTTTTTAACTAAGTACAATCATGAGTTTACTAATTATTTTCCTGAAAACATCGCTAGCTATATTTATAAGGAATTGAAAACTTATTATGACGAGAACGATAATAATGAATAGGATAAAACAGGTGACTAGAAGCAAATGACTAAAGTGCTTTGTTCCATAATGGGGTATATTGTTGAGGGAGAAAGATGAAAAAACAACGGATCGATTTGCTCACACTACAACGACACTGGTAACTAAATATTATTCTTATTAAAACGATCACTCTTTTAGGAGGATCGTTTTGTCGTATTTGACTCTATACTACGCAGCAAATAACTTCATTTTTAAAAGAAATTTTCAGTAAAGATTTTATTTATATCTGATCAATTTCAAGAATCAGGCCAGGTTGTTGAATTAGTAAATTTGCCTTATTTCAAATCGAATTGGAAAATCTATGTTGATATGATAATAGGAAATAAGAGGTTTTGCGAATGTTTTCACTTAAACTACGAGGCAGGATTATTGAATAAGGTTTCTAAAGAATATAATAAAATGGCTGTAATTCTCCTAGTAAATATTATTTGAATGTTGTGCTAGACTAGGTGTTAAGGGAGGGGATTTAATGTATTTTCCATCCAAGAAAGATAATTGGTTGGCATTTGTAATTTTGGGAGCAATACTTTTAGTTATTTTAAGTTTCATTTTTGATGGAAACCGAAATGGCTGGCCAATATTAGAATTCATAATATGTTTACTGGTAATAGGTTTACCCTTATGGATATGGCTTGGAACAGGATACAAGCTTGAAGAAGGACTTATAAAGATAAGATGTGGTCCTTTTAAAAGTACAGTAAGAATTAAAGAAATTACAAAGTTGAGTGCAACGAAGAGCCCGCTTTCAGCACCTGCCTTGTCCCTAGATAGGATAGAGATTACTCACGGTATGTATAATATGGCAATTGTATCCCCGAAAAACAAAATTGATTTTATTAGTATTTTATTAAGTGAAAATCCGGATATTCAAGTAGATAAAAATCTTATCCGTCAACAGAGTGGTTAAAACTAAATTCTTTGAGACAGAGGGACAGGTCCCTTGTCTTATCTAGGTTTAGGGCGTTTAACTAATTCACCTCCACAATTAGGACAAATATATTTCATATTTTCTGTGCAAGGTTCACAAAAAGTACATTCGTAAGTACAAATGTAAGCATCGGCTTCTATTGATATGCTTCGTTCACAAGCTTCACAAAACTTTCTCATCTCTAATGCCATTTTATTACTCTCTCCCTTGTAAAGTTTTTTTCTTAATACCCAATTTTCACATCAAATTTTATAGCATTGCTATTAATTCTTCTGTTTCTTTTATAATTGCAAACTCTTTATGCAAATTGGCTAAAGACATCTCATGTATTTTATTGGCATTGAATGTTTCCCCATTGAGACTTTGCCTATCAAAAGTTGCGGTCGCATCTGAAACTAAAAAAGGATTAAAACCGAGATTTCTAGCCATACGAGTTGTTGTTTCCACACAGTGTTTAGTAGTTAAGCCTGTTATAACAATGTTACGACTATTGTTTTTCTTTAATATTTCTTCAAGGTTAGTACCAATAAAAGCACTATTAACACTTTTGGTAATAATGAGACAGAGGGACAGGTCCCTCGTCGCACCTAAATTTCTCTACTTGTAGGTTGATAAGACAAGGGACCTGTCCCCTTGTCTCATTTAAACCACAAGTCTTTATAGTTTACTCTTCCAAACCATTCTAGACTGATTCCTTTTAGTTGGGAGTTGTTGTTGACGTTGATTGCGTGACTTCGGTGATATAGATTGATAATGGCTACTTCTTTTTTTATCGTATGTTCAAGGTCTAATAAGTAGCTCATTTGTTTATTTGTATCAGCCTCTTGGCGGACATTTAGTATTTGCTGGTCGAGAATAGCGCCTAACTTTTTCCCCATTAGGTTTTTGACAAAGCTTCCTGGTATTTGGAAGAAACGGTAGAAGGAGTAGACAATGTCGTTTCCGAAAGCGAAGCCACCAATAATCATATCTGCTTTTTTCATCGTGGACTGCTTTAATAGCTCAGGGATAGGAATGACATGGACATCCACTTTAATACCGACTTTCTCACACTGTTCCTTGATCCAAAATGCTTCCGTCTGAACTGAAGCGTTCTTCCGTAATTGTGTAGCATAAAGTGTCAATGTTTCCCCGCTATATCCAGCCTCATGAAGTAACGCCATAGACTTTGCAGGATTATATGCATTTACATAGGTTTTAGCCGTTTCATTGATTAGTTGACTATCTGCAGGGAAGAGGTGTTTTCCCCCTAGAAACTGGCAAAGGGCGTCTCTATCAATGCAAAGGTTAATGGCCTCTCTTAACTTTTTTGATTGGTGAGGTCCATCCTTAAATAGATTAAACGTGATATACGTTGCCCCTTCTTCCGGTTGATGAACCTCTTCCCAATACATGGGAGTGTTATTTGCTGAAACATCATGGGAGAAGTAGTCAGCAAAACCGCGTTTTGTATCCTGATTTATCTCGTCTAACGTAATGATTTCCACTCGGTCTAGGTGAGGGCGTCCTTTGAAATACGTGCCGTGGGCATCAAGCCTTATCATCGACTCATCATGTTTTGTTATCTTAAAAGGACCTGTTCCTGTTGGCAATGTAGTAAATGCTTCACCAAGATTACGATAAACATCGATTGGTATAATCGATAATTGTTTGTGACAAAGTGCGTGTGGAAATAAATAATCTGTCTGGGATAAATGGAATTCCACCACCCATTTTTTATTAGCCTCTATTGCTTTTATGTTGCTAATCATCGATTTATTAGAAAAAGCTATTTCTTTCAATCTTTGAAACGACTGAACAACGTCTTGTGCGGTTAATTCCCTTCCATGGTGAAAAAATACGCCCTTCCTCAAATAGAAACGCCATGTCATCCCCTCATCACTACATTCGTAATGATGAGCCAAGTGGGGATCGGCGGACTTCGTCTCTGGATTGTAAACGAGAAGGGTATCGAAAATGTGATCGACTAAATGGTTCTCATGGATGGAATTAATATGGGCTGGGTCTAGGTGAATGATGGAAAAATAATATGGATAACGTAACACCTCTAGTGGTTCATTTTTGTCATTTTCCTCTATGTAACCAAACTGATTTACTAGCCATTCATTGGCTTTTTCTTGATAGTGCGGTCCTAAAGAATGGAGGAGTTGAAGCCCCTCTTTATACCGTCCTGATTGAATATGGGATTTAGAGACTTCTAAGAGAACTTCCCCTTTGTTTTTTAAAAATGTAAGTGTTGGTCGTTTTCCTCTCCCGTATGTAACTTTCCAATGAATCCATTTTTCTAAGTGCATTTCCTTCATGATCTTCTTTGTATATCTAGGGCTACAACATAAAATATTTGCTAATTCATCGATTGTAATGGTGAAATCCTCGTTTTCCAGTGTGTCCCCAAAGTGATTCCTTAAGTGGAGATAATGCTCCGTTAATTTCATTCTACAAGCACTCCTTCCTTATTGGAGATAAAAGGTGAACAACAATACATTAATTGTACACTTTTTAGTCACTTTTTCCACATATAAAATGGACTTGTAAAAGAGACAGGGAGTGATGAACATGAAAGCAGCAATTGATGATAAAGTGAAGGAACAAGCGGAGAATAGCGGCAAATCATTATGGAAAAACGGTCAGTTTTTGCTCCTGTTATCAGGCAGTTCCATATCTAACTTAACCTTTTATATTTTTACTTTAGCATTGCCGATTATTATTTATGATTTAACCCAATCAACCTTTGCAATGGGAACGATGAGGGGAATAGAATTTTTACCGAACCTACTATTGGCAATTTTTATCGGTGTGCTCGTTGATCGATTTAATCGCAAATTTGTACTACTGAGTGCGGCAAGTGTGCAAGCACTTTGCATCTTCGTCATTATTGTATTTCTCATGTCCTCTTCAATACAGTTATGGCACCTTTATCTTTTCGGATTTATTCTATATACAGCAGGATATACATTTGGCAATGCGTATCATACGGTACTTCCTTTAATCGTAGAAAAGGATCAATTAACCTCGGCAAACGCTATTATTTCGTTTATTCGTACGACCGTTAGCTTAGTTGGACCTGCGTTTGCAGGATTTATCTTAGTGGCCATAAATTATATGTATGGACTCTCGATCACGCTTGTAGGCTTGTTACTTCTTTTGCTGTTCACGAGTTTTTTAAGCATTCCTCATAGGAAAAAGCCGGAAGTACTGAATGAAAAAAATAGTATTTTTTCTGATATAAAAGAAGGCTGGAATAGTCTCATAGAAAATAGAGAGCTGTGGAATCTGACAATCATGGTTCTCCTTAGTAACATAGCGTCTGCATCCACGTTAGCCGTTCTTATTTTTTTCGCGCTTGATGTCATGCAAGTGGCGGAGGTGCAAATTGGGTTTATTTTGTCTAGTTCCGCAGTTGGTGGATTGTTAGCGGCAATGATAGCAAAGAAAATCGTGCGCTGGATTAAAAGAGGGCCATTATTCCTTATCGCTCTTGGCTTAGAAAGCATCGGATATGTGATTTTGTTTTTAGCGATGGATTGGTATTGGCTTGCGGTCGGGATGTTTTTTAATGGCTTTACTGGAGGGCTCATTAATATTCATTATTTCACCCTTCGTCAAGAAACTACACCGAATCATTTGTTAGGTCGCGTAGCTGGTACATCATCAACGATCATGAAGCTCGCAGTACCATTTGCTTTTATTGGTGTAGGTGCTTTAGGAGAAGTAATTCCTGTCCACTTTATCTTCTTAGGGTCAGCCGTCATGACAGGGATGATCATTTTATATTTAATCAAAACCCCAGTTGTTAAAATGAAGTGAGTGTTTTAGGTGCCTGCCCCCCGATGCGGTGAGACGTTGCCGTACCGGGGGGCACCTTTATTTTAATGAGGACGAGGACGTGATTGCTTTTCTCTATTCACAATTCCTAACATGAACCTCTGCCTACTATGTGCATACGTTAAAGGTATGGGAGGGATTGATATGTATTATTTCAATCATCGGTTATTTACATTTCTTCGGAGCAAGGAGTTTATCTGTATTCGTGCAAATACGCCGGCAATGACAAGAATACATCTGTATATAAATGACATTAAACTGAATATCTATAAAATGAATGATGATATTTATTTAAGAACTGATCTGTTGCCATCTGGTTCTCATCTCTTCCATCTGGTGGGGGAGGTCAGTAACTATGGGGAAACCTATACTGTCGAAGAATCTTATCCTATTGATATTGAAAAGAGAACTACTTCCACAAATTTTCGAAGCCATACCTTTAAGCCAGGAGATATTTTAGTGGCAAGTGATAACAAAAAAGGGATACCTAACGGCTATATGGGCCACGCAATTATCATGGTGGACAATGAAAGAATACTAGAGTCGGACTATCAAGACGATAGTATAGCTGTGAACCATATAACTAAGTTTTTTAAGGATCATGAATGGTACGCATTATACCGTCCAATTAATGAAAAAATGGGGGAGCTTGCTGTTAATTGGGGATTGGCTTACCATGAAAAGTACAAAAAGAATGTGAATCAAGGTGTAAATAAACCTCTGTTTTCTTTTCTTCCCTCTAAGTTAACGGATTTATGGTCCACGATATACTGTACAAAACTAGTTTGGCTGTGTTATTACTACGGAGCCAATTATGATTTTAGCCATGAAGGTTTATGGATATCTCCATATCAACTAGACAATCAGTTAAAGAAGGATAAGAACTTCCAGCTAATTTATGAGCACCCAAAACATTACTTTAAGCTAAAAGTATAGGTATTTCTCTTATAAACTACCTACGTGAATGGGGGGATATTAAAACGTTTCCTTTATCATCAGGGAAAAATGGTAAAGGAAATAGCGGCCGTAAAATGCATATTTCGTTTTATATTCTATTATTATTAGCGCAAGATTAAAGCTTACTTCATTGGATATGGATGTGGCTAATGAGAACCGTCCCTGTTAGTCATAGAATTTTATTTACAGCCTGAGCCACGAGCACAACATAGATGGATCGTAATACGTAAAGTTGATGGGCTAAAGGTGGGAACCTGTGGATTTCACTGTTGGAGTAAAGAAGATAACAAAATTGAAATAGGCTATGATCTGAAAAAGGAATTTTGGGGAAATGGATACATGTGTGAAGCTGTAAAGGGAATTATAGACTTTGCTAAGAACACTATGGATTTAAAAGAGATAAATGCCTGTATTTATACTGAAAACGATAAGTCTATAAAATTAGTAGAAAAAATAGGTTTTGTTAAAACTGGTTCGAAATATGAGCTTTTTAGAGGGAAGAAGTATTTACATAGTGTGTATTCGTTAAATGTGAAATAGTCATATCCTTGTCGCATCGGCTGCAGAGTACAAGGATATTTTAAATAGAGAATCATTTAAGAAACGATTGCATTCAATGTGATCGTCTTTTTAAATTAGATCATTACTGTAAATATCAGGTAATATTATTCTCGGGAATTTGTGAAACGATATGGAGAGTTTATGTGAGAAAAGCTAGTATGAAACCACAGGACGTCTTTTCTCGAGCTGTTCTTCACTAAATAGAGGCCATCACATCAAATCTTTCTCTTTACTCTATTCTTTTTTATCGCAATAGGAGTCGTCGGGGTGATTGTATAGATTATTTACTACGAGAAAACGGGGAAGATAGTTAACTAATAGGATTATAAAAGTAGCATCACCTTTCAAAAGCTAATAAATAACTTGTGTAGGAAAACGCCCTTGTACTATAGAATGTAATAATCATAAAAAGAATGTATATAAGTTTTCATTTAGAGAATAGGAGAGTGCATACATGTCTGAACGAAAGATGAAAGAAACCGACAATAGTGTCATTGAATTTATTGAAAAGATCGAAAGTGAGAAAAAGAAGGCAGATGCCTATCGGTTATTAGAAATTTTTGAAGAGGTAACTGGATTTGAAGCAAAAATGTGGGGGCCTAGTATTATAGGTTTTGGGAGCTATCACTATAAGTATGCATCAGGTCGTGAAGGAGATGCACCTTTAGCTGCTTTTTCACCAAGAAAGGCAAAAATTAGTCTTTATATGACCTACGAAAGTGAAGAAAGAGATAGCTTATTAGCAAACTTCGGTAAACATACTAAAAGTAAGGCTTGTATTTATGTGAATAAACTAGCTGATATAGATATCGATGTTTTAAAGGATTTAATTAAACATACAGTAAAAACATATCAGAATCTTTATCCGAACGAATAAAGTGATGTGACTACGGGGGGATAATGTGTAACAGAGTTTGAAAATATATTTCTGCTTGACAAACAACACTACTACGTAATACTATATACCTGTAGTAAGTATTACTGAATACCTGTAACACAGAGTAGTGTAAAAATAAAAAAATGGGTGGTAAATTTGGAAAATATTACAGAAATGCTAAAAGGGGTTCTTGAGGGATGTGTGCTTGAAATCATCAGTCGTGGCGAAACTTACGGCTATGAAATCACACAGCAGCTGCGAGAACTCGGTTTCACTGATGTAGTTGAAGGAACAGTTTATACGATTACCATGCGTCTTGAGAAAAACAATCTTGTGGACATTGAGAAAAAGCGATCCACTGTAGGACCGCCGAGAAAATTTTACACACTTAACGAAGCTGGTAAAAATCAGCTTAATATTTTTTGGGAGAAATGGGAGTTCGTATCAACTAAAATGAACGAACTCAGAACGAAAGAACTTAAAAGGAGAAGGTAATATGAGTATTATAGACAAGATTATTGGTGAGCTAAATGAGAAGCGGGAATGGAAGGCGATGGAGAAGCGTGCGAAGGCACTTCCAAAGGACTATTGTAATGCTTACAAAGCTATACAAAAATATATTTGGACATCTGGGGGTCCCACTGACTGGCAGGACATCAAGCGTATCTTTGGTGGAATTCTCGAACTCTTCGAGGAAGGGGCAGCAGAAGGAAAGAAAGTCACTGACCTCACTGGTGATGATGTGGCGGCTTTCTGTGACGAGCTTGTGAAGGATTCGAAAACTTGGATGGATAAGTATCGCACAAAGTTGAATGAGACGATTTGGAAAAAGTAAATATTATTTAGAAAGATTCCACTGAATAGCTGGCTAGAAATGGGAATTGCCACCGCCACTATTCAGTTATATTTTTACTTCAGTAGTAAGTGATACAGAATATTAGTAATACTGAATAGCTGTGTAAAGGAAAAATAGCGCATTGATGCGCTTATTATAGGGAGGCAGATAGTATGAGCAAAATAGCAATTTCAGTAAAAGGGTTGAAAAAATCTTTTAAAGACAAGGAAGTGTTAAAGGGTGTAAATTTTGAGGTGCAACGTGGAGAAATATTCGCACTGCTTGGCTCAAACGGGGCGGGGAAGACGACGACAGTTAACATTCTCTCGACACTGCTGAAGCCCGATGGAGGAGAAGCCACTGTTTGTGGATTTGACGTCCAACGTCAATCGGAACATGTTCGTCAAAGCATTAGCCTGACTGGCCAGTTCGCAGCTTTAGACGGTATTCTCACTGGGAGAGAAAACCTGAGGATGATCGCCAAGTTACGGGGAGTTTCTAATCCCGCTCAAGTTGCTGACAATCTGCTAGAAAGGTTTGGACTTTCTGATGCAGCAAACCGTCGAGCTGACCAGTATTCAGGGGGAATGAGGCGACGTCTTGACATCGCTATGAGTCTGATTGGAAAGCCACCGGTTATTTTTCTCGACGAACCGACAACAGGGCTTGATCCAGAAGGACGGATAGAAGTTTGGGATACCGTTAAGGAACTTGCTGGTGGTGGCACGACCATTTTGCTAACAACCCAGTACTTAGAGGAAGCCGAACAACTAGCGGACCGTATCGCCATCCTGCATGGCGGGAAAATCATCACGACGGGTACCCTTACAGAACTCAAAGAAATGTTTCCACCGAAGAAAGTGGAATACATTGAGAAGCAGCCAACATTAGAAGAAATATTCCTCGCGATCGTCGGCAAAAAGGAGGGAATTTAGATGAAAAGTAAAACAACGGTTTTACTAGGACGTTTAATGCGTAACATTATGCGAAGCCCGGATACGATAATAACAGTGGCGATTACGCCGATTATGATGATGCTACTGTTTGTCTATGTATTTGGTGGTGCTATAGAAACAGGTACGGATAACTATGTTAATTATTTACTGCCGGGAATCTTGCTGATGGCAATAGCGTCCGGTGTCGGTTACACTTCTTTACGGTTGTTTAATGATGTAAAAAGTGGGCTGATGGCACGTTTCGTTACTATGCCCATCAAGCGCTCGTCAGTTTTGTGGGCTCACGTGTTAACCTCGCTTGTATCCAATGCTCTTACTGTCTTGGTCGTTATTCTCGTTGCGCTCTTGATGGGTTTCCGTTCCGGCGCTGATATTCTAGATTGGCTAGTAGTTGTTGGGTTACTTGGACTATTTACGCTCTCCTTGACATGGCTTACTGTTATTCCTGGATTGACAGCAAAATCGATGGAAGGGGCAATAGCTTATTCATACCCACTAGTTTTCCTTCCGTTTATCAGTTCGGCTTTTGTTCCAACTGAAACGATGCCAACCATAGTCCGTGCATTCGCTGAGTACCAGCCGGTGACATCAATCGTAAATGCAGTTCGAGCACTTTTGTATGAAGGAAATGTTGGTATTGATATGTGGAATGCACTTGGCTGGTGCCTAGCCCTCTTGGTCGTCTCTTACTTTTTTGCAAGTAGAGCATTTCAGCGTCAGTTAGGGTAAGGATGGCAGTGGAAAAAAGTGCAGTGAAAGTCCAACGTCTGCAGAAAGTGCAATAATAACATTTAAGTTGGTTCCTAGTCACCCGGTACGGTAAAGTTATACCGTGCCGGAGCTCTGGAGCCTTTTTTGATATTGAGGTGTATTGGCTAACGAGAACCGTCCCTATTAGCCTTCTGTCATATAAATGACTTAATTTCTCCTTATTCCTATATATGACTATGGTAAAATTATCCTGAAAAAAGTAGTGAGAGGGGGAAAAAATATGCAGCAAACGAAGCAACAGCATTTTGTTCCTACTGGAGCAAATGAGCGAATTGTTACGCTTGATGTTATTAGGGCTTTTGCACTTTTTGGAATTTTACTTGTCAATATGAGGTTCTTTTCGACACCAGCTATTCAAGCGGAGATGGTCGGCACGTCATTTAGTAGCAATTTGCTAGACACTATCAGTACGTGGTTTATCTTTATTTTTGCAGAAGTCAAATTCGTTTCTATGTTTTCGATGTTATTCGGTATTGGTTTTCTTTTGTTTATGGAACGGGGAGAAGAAAAGGGGATTGACGTAAAGAATTTCTTTAAACGGCGGCTTCTCGTTCTACTCCTGTTTGGTCTAATTCATATTTTCTTTTTCTGGTATGGCGATATTTTGACGTTCTATGCCGTACTTGGCTTTCTTTTGCTTTTTATGAAAGGGAAACAACCTCGTTCCTTAAAAAAGGCAGCTATCATTACTTGGAGTATTATCGTTAGTTTCTTTATGCTTATGGCTTCTTTAATGTTTTTGGCCCAATTAGAGAATAGTCCAGAGCAACAGGCATTGATGGAAAATGAAGTGAATCGAATCGCAGAGGTATATAGTCAAGGTACGTTCATTGAAATTCTACAGCAACGAATAAATGACATTTCAGTCATTGCTGTTGGCAACATTTTTCTATTTGGGGTCATTTTAACG is a window from the Evansella cellulosilytica DSM 2522 genome containing:
- a CDS encoding DUF1048 domain-containing protein, which translates into the protein MSIIDKIIGELNEKREWKAMEKRAKALPKDYCNAYKAIQKYIWTSGGPTDWQDIKRIFGGILELFEEGAAEGKKVTDLTGDDVAAFCDELVKDSKTWMDKYRTKLNETIWKK
- a CDS encoding DUF418 domain-containing protein, giving the protein MQQTKQQHFVPTGANERIVTLDVIRAFALFGILLVNMRFFSTPAIQAEMVGTSFSSNLLDTISTWFIFIFAEVKFVSMFSMLFGIGFLLFMERGEEKGIDVKNFFKRRLLVLLLFGLIHIFFFWYGDILTFYAVLGFLLLFMKGKQPRSLKKAAIITWSIIVSFFMLMASLMFLAQLENSPEQQALMENEVNRIAEVYSQGTFIEILQQRINDISVIAVGNIFLFGVILTMFFFGMYFWKTGIFTNTSENLDRIRRISKGMLMVGVLGLILASLGKVFIDGANSPWYFVKYGGLFISGPSISIFYVMSILLLLQNKKRLAKATTFLQPVGKMALTNYLMQTLVCTTIFYGYGFSLFGSVGPFGGILITLSIYCVQIAYSYFWMKRFRFGPMEWLWRRLTYGKNAVKVQRLRKAL
- a CDS encoding ABC transporter permease produces the protein MKSKTTVLLGRLMRNIMRSPDTIITVAITPIMMMLLFVYVFGGAIETGTDNYVNYLLPGILLMAIASGVGYTSLRLFNDVKSGLMARFVTMPIKRSSVLWAHVLTSLVSNALTVLVVILVALLMGFRSGADILDWLVVVGLLGLFTLSLTWLTVIPGLTAKSMEGAIAYSYPLVFLPFISSAFVPTETMPTIVRAFAEYQPVTSIVNAVRALLYEGNVGIDMWNALGWCLALLVVSYFFASRAFQRQLG
- a CDS encoding ABC transporter ATP-binding protein, encoding MSKIAISVKGLKKSFKDKEVLKGVNFEVQRGEIFALLGSNGAGKTTTVNILSTLLKPDGGEATVCGFDVQRQSEHVRQSISLTGQFAALDGILTGRENLRMIAKLRGVSNPAQVADNLLERFGLSDAANRRADQYSGGMRRRLDIAMSLIGKPPVIFLDEPTTGLDPEGRIEVWDTVKELAGGGTTILLTTQYLEEAEQLADRIAILHGGKIITTGTLTELKEMFPPKKVEYIEKQPTLEEIFLAIVGKKEGI
- a CDS encoding PadR family transcriptional regulator encodes the protein MENITEMLKGVLEGCVLEIISRGETYGYEITQQLRELGFTDVVEGTVYTITMRLEKNNLVDIEKKRSTVGPPRKFYTLNEAGKNQLNIFWEKWEFVSTKMNELRTKELKRRR